One Accipiter gentilis chromosome 25, bAccGen1.1, whole genome shotgun sequence genomic region harbors:
- the GPR135 gene encoding G-protein coupled receptor 135: MRLPMEPAAAAVPGNLSRGGGGGNESGGTAAGAAAGWSAAALASQALALLLIFALSALGNGAVVLVIARHRQLRTVTNAFVLSLSLSELLGALLCLPLAFLSLLSRPPGAWLFGQRLCLASAALHAGLGIAATLTMALLSFDRYCAIVRQPRHKMGRRRAAQLLAAVWLAALALAGPWYGLAGEGRREARPGAYRCVYVLPWGSSRLGPPYGAALIVLCYLLPFALMCFCHYNICRAVRLAESRVRPLTTYGHLLRAYGEMRTATTVLIMIVSIICCWGPYCILGLAAAAGHLPFSPTMDAVASGMAWANGAINPLIYAARNPNISVLLRRSREGGYRTRNNVAAYLSVPGRQPEPWNRADRVRERYVNRHSGPPGSAPTSSSPASGAEVAMWACKNPAVLFCRDGQPDTISEAALPAKADTVNTSL, from the coding sequence ATGAGGTTGCCTatggagccggcggcggcggccgtgccGGGCAACCtctcccgcggcggcggcggcggcaacgaGAGCGGCGGaacggcggcgggagcggcggcggggtgGTCTGCGGCGGCGCTGGCCTCGCAGGCGCTGGCGCTGCTGCTCATCTTCGCCCTCTCGGCGCTGGGCAACGGGGCTGTGGTGCTGGTGATCGCCCGGCACCGGCAGCTCCGCACGGTCACCAACGCCTTCGTGCTGTCGCTGTCGCTGTCGGAGCTGCTGGGcgccctgctctgcctgcccctgGCCTTCCTCAGCCTGCTCAGCCGCCCGCCTGGCGCCTGGCTCTTCGGCCAGCGCCTCTGCCTGGCCAGCGCCGCCCTCCATGCCGGGCTGGGCATCGCCGCCACCCTCACCATGGCCCTCCTCTCCTTCGACCGCTACTGCGCCATCGTCCGCCAGCCCCGACACAAGAtgggccgccgccgcgccgcccagCTCCTGGCCGCCGTCTGGCTGGCCGCCCTGGCCCTGGCCGGACCCTGGTACGGGCTGGCGGGCGAGGGGCGGCGGGAGGCCCGGCCTGGGGCCTACCGCTGCGTCTACGTGCTGCCCTGGGGCTCCTCCCGGCTGGGGCCGCCCTACGGCGCGGCCCTCATCGTGCTCTGCTACCTCCTGCCCTTCGCCCTCATGTGCTTCTGCCACTACAACATCTGCCGGGCCGTGCGGCTGGCCGAGAGCCGCGTGCGGCCCCTCACCACCTACGGGCACCTGCTGCGGGCTTACGGGGAGATGCGCACGGCCACCACCGTCCTCATCATGATCGTCTCCATCATCTGCTGCTGGGGGCCCTACTGCATCCTGgggctggccgccgccgccggccacCTGCCCTTCTCGCCCACCATGGACGCCGTAGCCAGCGGGATGGCCTGGGCCAACGGTGCCATCAACCCACTCATCTACGCCGCCCGCAACCCCAACATCTCCGTGCTGCTGCGGCGCAGTCGTGAGGGTGGCTACAGGACTAGGAACAACGTGGCAGCCTACCTCTCGGTCCCGGGCCGCCAGCCGGAGCCCTGGAACCGGGCCGACCGCGTCCGGGAGCGCTACGTCAACCGGCACAGCGGCCCCCCGGGCAGCGCCCCGACCTCCTCCAGCCCGGCGAGCGGGGCAGAGGTGGCCATGTGGGCCTGCAAGAACCCCGCTGTACTCTTCTGTCGGGATGGGCAACCAGACACCATCTCTGA